Below is a window of Candidatus Eremiobacteraceae bacterium DNA.
TCGACGCGCGACGGGACCCTCGACAGCGCTTCGATCTTCGGACGATCGAAATACTCGCCGTCAACAAACGCTGCCTTGATGGTCAGCTTTTTGCTTTCGGTCGCGAACTGCGTGAGCGCCTTGGCCGCGCCCACGGGATCCGGTCCCGTGAATGCGACGCCGGTGGGCCCTTCGAGAATGGACTTGAGCTGCGCTCGCTTTTCGTCGCCGATCGCGATGCCGAACAGCGTGTTCTTCACCACTTCGTAGCTCGCCGAGGCCTTACGCAGGCTCGTGCGCAGGGTGCGCATTTCGCCGACGGTGAGACCGCGGAAGTCCGTGAAAAAGACGTTCGAGCTCTGCGCGATCTTCTCGCGCAGAACCGCGATGGCTTTGTCTTTCTTTTCAGTTGGCATTAGACTAGTGTCACCTCCTCAGATAATGATGCGGGCGCCCTCTCGATCTCTCAAGAAAGCGCCCGCGAAAAAAATCTTCTTCGCTTATCGCTTCCTCGGCAGGCCCCAACTTAGGGCTTAACGGCTTCCATTTCAGGAAGCGCGACCTGCGGTCATCGGACGACCCGATTCGTGGAACGCTCTCGCGTATCCACGGAATTCTTTATGTTATGCGGCGTCAGCGGCCGACTTCAGCCGCGAGGAATCCACTCGAATTCCGGGCCCCATAGTGGAGGCCACGCTGATGCTTCTCAAGTAGGTTCCTTTCGCCGACGCCGG
It encodes the following:
- the rplJ gene encoding 50S ribosomal protein L10, whose translation is MPTEKKDKAIAVLREKIAQSSNVFFTDFRGLTVGEMRTLRTSLRKASASYEVVKNTLFGIAIGDEKRAQLKSILEGPTGVAFTGPDPVGAAKALTQFATESKKLTIKAAFVDGEYFDRPKIEALSRVPSRVELLTRLVGSLKSPIHGIVGVLGGHRARIVHVISAIHRKKSEEPAA